The following proteins come from a genomic window of Shinella zoogloeoides:
- a CDS encoding ABC transporter ATP-binding protein: MADLQIENLAKAFKGGFTALNGVSLDVADREAVFLLGPSGAGKTTTLRLVAGLEDATAGRIMIGGRDVTRWTPRERNLAMVYDKHSLFPHLTIYENLAYPLRIRKMSDADIRRQISSVAETLQIEKLLERRPNQLSGGQQQRVAIGRALVRDADVFLLDEPISHLDAQLRARMRVEFKRLQRDFRATMLYVSHDQLEAMTMADRIVLINKGRIEQIAAPQELFDRPATLFGATFIGEPPMNVMQAVISESNGCRFLRIGEAYIEVDKDWMQDGEALRPGDKYLLGLRPQHLSLCPADSTHACRVNGTIFAVETLGSRVVFDIDVEGTVIRAMSTIDAALKYPRTIGAPISFRIDPDFVYLFDADRGRTVRQARFTTRGKARLHA, translated from the coding sequence ATGGCTGACCTTCAGATCGAAAACCTGGCGAAAGCTTTCAAGGGTGGGTTCACCGCACTTAACGGCGTCTCGCTCGATGTGGCGGACCGCGAGGCGGTGTTCCTGCTCGGCCCTTCGGGGGCTGGCAAGACCACGACCCTTCGTCTCGTCGCCGGGCTGGAGGACGCGACCGCCGGGCGCATCATGATCGGCGGCCGCGACGTAACCCGTTGGACGCCACGCGAGCGCAATCTCGCCATGGTCTATGACAAGCATTCGCTGTTTCCGCATCTCACGATATACGAAAATCTCGCCTATCCGCTGCGCATCCGGAAAATGTCCGATGCGGATATCCGCCGCCAGATCTCCAGCGTCGCGGAAACCTTGCAGATCGAGAAGCTGCTGGAGCGCCGTCCAAATCAGCTGTCGGGTGGCCAGCAGCAGCGGGTGGCCATCGGCCGTGCGCTTGTGCGCGACGCGGATGTATTCCTGCTGGATGAACCGATCTCGCATCTCGATGCCCAGTTGAGGGCACGCATGCGCGTCGAGTTCAAGCGGTTGCAGCGCGATTTCCGCGCGACGATGCTCTACGTCTCGCACGATCAGCTGGAAGCCATGACCATGGCGGACCGGATCGTGCTGATCAACAAGGGAAGGATCGAGCAGATCGCCGCGCCGCAGGAGCTGTTCGACAGGCCGGCAACACTGTTTGGAGCCACCTTCATCGGCGAACCGCCCATGAATGTCATGCAGGCGGTGATTTCGGAATCGAACGGCTGCAGGTTCCTGCGCATCGGCGAGGCCTATATCGAGGTCGACAAGGACTGGATGCAGGATGGCGAGGCACTCCGGCCGGGCGATAAGTATCTGCTGGGCTTGCGGCCGCAACATCTTTCCCTGTGCCCGGCGGACAGCACGCATGCCTGCCGGGTCAACGGCACGATCTTTGCTGTAGAAACGCTCGGGTCGCGCGTCGTCTTCGATATCGACGTTGAGGGCACCGTGATCCGCGCGATGTCCACCATCGACGCGGCACTCAAATATCCCCGCACGATCGGCGCGCCGATCTCGTTCCGGATCGATCCGGACTTCGTCTATCTCTTCGATGCCGATCGGGGCCGCACCGTGCGTCAGGCACGTTTCACGACAAGGGGGAAAGCAAGACTCCACGCCTGA
- a CDS encoding SDR family NAD(P)-dependent oxidoreductase, with the protein MDYGLEGKHVLVTGGATGIGLAVAEAFVAEGARATVSGLSEAEVNAAVAQLGRHAQGMACDLTVAGEDNRLTDFAEAAAPVEFLINSVGIFEVRPFFETRDEDWFRFFDVNVMTGVRMSRLILRNMLERGEGSIVFISSESAVKPQAWMPHYGAMKACLLGVSRALSELTRGTQVRVNTILPGPTDTTAVRRYHEEIAREKGVTREQVVSDYFDETEPTSLIRRMIAPAEVAASVVHLAASPALNGMAMRAEGGTIRAIL; encoded by the coding sequence ATGGATTATGGGCTGGAAGGCAAGCACGTGCTTGTAACGGGAGGGGCGACAGGCATTGGCCTGGCCGTTGCCGAGGCGTTTGTTGCCGAAGGTGCACGCGCCACAGTCAGCGGCCTTTCCGAAGCGGAGGTCAATGCTGCCGTCGCGCAACTCGGCCGGCATGCCCAGGGAATGGCGTGCGACCTGACGGTTGCGGGTGAAGACAACCGGCTCACGGATTTCGCCGAGGCGGCAGCACCCGTGGAATTTCTGATCAATTCCGTGGGGATTTTCGAAGTGCGTCCCTTCTTCGAGACGCGGGATGAAGACTGGTTCCGCTTCTTCGATGTCAATGTCATGACCGGCGTGCGGATGTCGCGCCTCATCCTGAGGAACATGCTGGAGCGGGGCGAAGGCTCGATTGTCTTCATCAGCAGCGAAAGCGCGGTGAAGCCGCAGGCCTGGATGCCGCATTACGGCGCCATGAAAGCCTGCCTGCTTGGTGTGTCGCGGGCGCTGTCGGAGCTAACGCGCGGCACGCAGGTTAGGGTCAACACCATCCTGCCGGGACCGACCGATACGACGGCCGTGCGCCGCTATCACGAGGAAATCGCCCGCGAAAAAGGCGTCACGCGTGAACAGGTTGTATCCGACTATTTCGACGAGACGGAGCCGACCTCGCTTATCCGCCGGATGATCGCTCCGGCGGAGGTGGCGGCGAGTGTCGTTCATCTTGCCGCGTCTCCTGCCCTGAATGGCATGGCGATGCGCGCCGAAGGCGGCACCATACGCGCAATTCTTTGA
- a CDS encoding LysR family transcriptional regulator has protein sequence MSGRISEIEVFVKVVETGSFTAAADALRLSPSAISKIVARIEARLGLPLAIRSTRKLRLTVEGEDYFARGKQILQDISSLERGVRESAGQIGGTLRVSCNVPFGIHRIAPLVAGFLETFPDIALEFSLADTTADLIREGVDVAIRTGVLTDSTIRFRRLASSLRHVVASPAYLERHGVPIEPRDLLDHNCLTLGFSRSYGKWPFRVDQDGVVTQLDLAVKGNLSLDNGESLRRFALDGVGLARLSDFHIGHDLKAGRLVSVLETFNPGDREPVSIIYADQSPLAPRIRVFIDYLIKHIAP, from the coding sequence ATGTCCGGCCGCATTTCCGAAATCGAAGTCTTTGTCAAAGTCGTCGAGACTGGCAGCTTCACGGCGGCTGCCGATGCCTTGCGCCTGTCTCCCTCGGCCATCAGCAAGATTGTTGCCCGCATCGAAGCGCGCCTTGGTCTGCCGCTTGCCATCCGCTCGACGCGAAAGCTGCGCTTGACGGTTGAGGGTGAGGATTATTTCGCCCGTGGCAAGCAGATCCTGCAGGACATATCCAGCCTGGAGCGGGGTGTACGCGAAAGCGCCGGCCAGATCGGCGGTACGCTTCGGGTCAGTTGCAATGTGCCTTTCGGCATTCATCGTATAGCGCCGCTGGTTGCCGGTTTTCTCGAAACCTTTCCTGATATCGCCTTGGAATTTTCCTTGGCGGATACCACCGCCGACCTGATCCGTGAGGGTGTCGACGTCGCCATCCGCACGGGCGTACTGACCGATTCCACGATCCGCTTTCGTCGTCTCGCGTCATCGCTCCGCCATGTTGTCGCCTCTCCTGCCTATCTTGAGCGGCATGGTGTGCCGATCGAACCCCGCGATCTCCTGGACCACAACTGCCTGACGCTCGGCTTCAGTCGTAGCTATGGCAAATGGCCGTTCCGCGTCGATCAGGATGGCGTCGTTACCCAACTCGATCTAGCTGTGAAGGGCAATCTCAGCCTCGACAATGGCGAAAGCCTTCGCCGGTTCGCCCTTGATGGAGTTGGCCTCGCGCGCCTTTCGGATTTCCATATCGGGCATGATCTCAAGGCCGGGCGGCTTGTCTCCGTTCTTGAGACATTCAACCCTGGCGATCGCGAGCCCGTTTCCATCATTTATGCCGACCAATCGCCGCTGGCACCACGTATCCGTGTTTTCATCGACTACCTGATCAAGCACATCGCGCCATAG
- a CDS encoding ABC transporter substrate-binding protein: MNFMKTSATLAAGLALWTLALPAQAQTEAQKALSGTTIHFLAPSMPQFAALGKFLPEFEQKYGIKVVVDEVPFENYRQKSLVEMQQGTGTYDFFAVDVMWLAEYAAAGFLEPLMPYVKNADLTDADYDIDDFLPRVISGTGVFNDTLFTIPIGAGPVGTTFRTDVAEKAGFKLPERFSPEFTTQYMFDAAKKVNNPESNMIGFANIPGRWFWGVTYLPYLYAFQTPETKGDEYVDKDWKISINNERTVASIDYFTSFKQFMPSDSANWGIGEATAVYQAGNAFGTWNYQDFVKGFFEDPETQAKVAGKNVHLHTPVGPNGVIDPWFGAWSLGVSKDSKNKEATWTFIQWLTSKDIQARATQYGAGPSRHSTYKSETLAKYQPWWPGVYEFMLKETNPDERIRVPEWAEISDIMGEEGNRVWIGEIDSKTAAANMEKRMTEVMRKGGYYIPGRDDLPKQQWRDLTYYDRLPSTWN, translated from the coding sequence ATGAACTTCATGAAAACCTCGGCCACACTGGCCGCCGGCCTTGCGCTCTGGACGCTTGCGCTACCTGCGCAAGCTCAGACCGAGGCGCAAAAAGCGCTTTCCGGCACCACGATCCATTTCCTTGCACCGTCCATGCCTCAGTTTGCGGCGCTCGGAAAATTCCTTCCGGAATTTGAGCAGAAGTACGGCATCAAGGTCGTCGTCGACGAGGTACCTTTCGAAAACTACCGGCAGAAATCGCTGGTCGAAATGCAGCAGGGCACCGGTACATACGACTTCTTTGCCGTAGACGTGATGTGGCTTGCCGAGTATGCCGCCGCCGGCTTCCTCGAACCACTGATGCCCTATGTGAAGAATGCCGACCTGACCGACGCCGACTACGATATCGACGACTTCCTGCCGCGTGTCATTAGCGGGACAGGCGTCTTCAACGACACGCTGTTCACGATCCCGATCGGCGCCGGCCCCGTCGGCACGACCTTCCGGACGGATGTTGCGGAAAAGGCTGGCTTCAAGCTGCCGGAACGCTTCTCGCCGGAGTTCACTACGCAGTACATGTTCGATGCGGCCAAGAAGGTGAACAACCCCGAAAGCAACATGATCGGCTTCGCCAATATTCCGGGCCGCTGGTTCTGGGGCGTTACCTATCTTCCCTATCTCTATGCGTTCCAGACGCCAGAGACCAAGGGCGACGAATATGTCGACAAGGACTGGAAGATCTCGATCAACAACGAGCGGACTGTCGCCTCGATCGATTATTTCACCAGCTTCAAGCAATTTATGCCATCTGATAGCGCCAACTGGGGCATCGGCGAGGCGACAGCCGTCTATCAGGCGGGCAATGCTTTCGGCACCTGGAACTACCAAGACTTCGTCAAGGGCTTCTTCGAAGACCCCGAAACGCAGGCGAAGGTCGCCGGAAAGAATGTCCATCTTCATACGCCGGTTGGTCCGAACGGTGTGATCGACCCTTGGTTCGGTGCGTGGTCGCTCGGTGTGTCCAAGGATTCCAAGAACAAGGAAGCGACCTGGACCTTCATCCAATGGCTAACATCCAAGGACATCCAGGCCCGCGCGACGCAGTATGGTGCAGGTCCCTCGAGGCACTCGACCTACAAGAGCGAGACGTTGGCGAAGTATCAGCCCTGGTGGCCGGGCGTCTACGAATTCATGTTGAAGGAAACCAATCCGGACGAGCGCATCCGCGTGCCGGAATGGGCAGAAATCTCCGACATCATGGGTGAGGAAGGCAACCGCGTTTGGATTGGCGAGATCGACAGCAAAACGGCCGCTGCCAATATGGAAAAGCGCATGACTGAGGTCATGCGGAAGGGTGGCTATTATATCCCAGGCCGCGACGACCTGCCCAAACAGCAGTGGCGCGATCTGACCTATTATGACCGACTGCCTTCCACCTGGAACTAA
- a CDS encoding MurR/RpiR family transcriptional regulator: MDNATDNRQSILMRIRWKAGYMNPALRRIADRVLKAPEEIKSISIKDLAVQCEVSESTVTRFVREIDVQSFQQFKILIAEELSQGTATTEPLSERHVYEDITDEDDTSSVLAKVAARYAMTVADTRAGLAEKALERAVEAIEEADVLGFFAMGASLLCVENALLRFMRVGKRCLFFRDLGIRQISTSTLGSKSLAIGVSNSGRTISTVDSLQQAKLQGATTLAITSFPDSPIVRHADICLFTPTITGVVGPGEYHESMVSKIAQLQVIDTLYSLYAVRNFGRAIEGLERTSDVTALTRY, translated from the coding sequence ATGGACAACGCAACGGACAACAGGCAATCGATCCTTATGCGGATTCGCTGGAAGGCGGGTTATATGAACCCTGCCTTGCGACGTATTGCGGATCGGGTGTTAAAGGCTCCGGAGGAGATCAAATCCATCTCAATCAAGGATCTCGCCGTGCAATGCGAGGTTTCGGAATCCACCGTCACCCGCTTCGTGCGCGAAATCGATGTGCAGAGTTTTCAGCAGTTCAAGATCCTTATCGCCGAGGAATTATCCCAGGGCACGGCGACGACCGAGCCGCTTTCCGAACGCCACGTCTATGAGGACATAACGGATGAGGATGACACGTCCTCGGTTTTGGCCAAGGTCGCCGCCCGCTATGCGATGACTGTTGCGGACACCCGGGCGGGCCTTGCGGAAAAAGCACTGGAGCGCGCCGTGGAGGCTATCGAGGAGGCTGATGTGCTCGGGTTCTTTGCCATGGGTGCCTCATTGCTCTGTGTCGAAAATGCTCTCCTGCGGTTCATGCGGGTCGGCAAGCGTTGTCTTTTCTTCCGAGATCTCGGCATTCGGCAGATATCCACCTCGACGCTCGGATCGAAATCGCTGGCGATTGGCGTGTCGAATTCCGGTCGCACCATTTCCACCGTGGACAGCCTGCAACAGGCGAAGCTGCAGGGGGCGACGACCTTGGCAATCACATCCTTTCCGGATTCGCCAATCGTGCGGCACGCGGATATCTGCTTGTTCACGCCCACTATCACAGGTGTTGTCGGGCCGGGCGAATATCACGAATCCATGGTCTCGAAGATCGCGCAACTTCAGGTCATTGACACGCTCTATTCCCTTTATGCTGTGCGCAATTTCGGCCGGGCCATCGAAGGGCTGGAACGGACCTCCGACGTGACCGCGTTGACGCGCTATTAG
- a CDS encoding inositol monophosphatase family protein — translation MPEMSSSAAGLETRLAAAEHAAREAGRLLLAYYGRRSQLVVEQKGLNDFVSIADREAEDTIAAILRPAFPQDEFLGEETGISGAQEADLVWCVDPLDGTSNFLKGAHNWCVSIGLWSKGEPILGVIYDPLRDELFAGADGIATTVNGMPISVSTTSSIDRTSLGLGHNHRVPPAAFAVDAERLFSAGGSFRQVGAGALMLAYVAAGRVDGYFERHMWSWDAVAGLALIKAAGGRFLTYPQPGTSLPKGGMVLASGPVLYQDFVDLFRIG, via the coding sequence ATGCCTGAGATGTCTTCTTCGGCGGCTGGGTTGGAAACCCGACTCGCTGCCGCCGAACATGCCGCTCGTGAAGCCGGACGACTGTTGCTCGCCTATTATGGCCGACGCAGCCAACTCGTCGTCGAACAGAAGGGGCTGAACGATTTTGTCTCCATCGCCGATCGCGAAGCGGAAGACACGATCGCCGCTATTCTTCGTCCGGCCTTTCCGCAGGATGAGTTTCTGGGCGAAGAAACCGGTATCTCCGGGGCGCAGGAAGCAGACCTTGTCTGGTGCGTCGATCCTCTCGATGGCACATCGAACTTTCTGAAGGGCGCGCATAACTGGTGTGTTTCGATCGGTCTGTGGTCAAAGGGAGAGCCGATCCTTGGCGTCATCTATGATCCGCTCCGCGACGAACTTTTTGCCGGGGCAGACGGGATCGCGACAACCGTCAACGGTATGCCAATCTCGGTCAGCACCACCAGCAGTATCGACAGGACGAGCCTCGGTCTCGGCCACAATCACCGTGTTCCGCCGGCCGCTTTTGCTGTCGATGCGGAACGGCTCTTCTCGGCCGGCGGCAGCTTCCGGCAGGTCGGCGCCGGCGCCTTGATGCTTGCCTACGTGGCTGCCGGCCGGGTGGACGGTTATTTCGAGCGCCATATGTGGTCTTGGGACGCCGTTGCCGGCCTCGCTCTCATCAAGGCGGCCGGTGGCCGTTTTTTAACCTATCCTCAACCCGGAACGTCGCTTCCGAAGGGCGGGATGGTGCTTGCCAGCGGCCCGGTTCTGTATCAGGATTTTGTCGATCTCTTCCGAATCGGTTGA
- a CDS encoding sugar phosphate isomerase/epimerase family protein, with the protein MSGKLGVHALVFTDRWDAANATTACRAASEIGYELIEVLMFDPAELDIPLTRRVTREAGLELRLGMALGSDTDISSSDAIVARRGEATVARALEIASELHAPAVSGITYAAFSNYGAPATEDARARVTESLSRLDRRAGELGVRLGLEPVNRYESYLVNTLDEAASLIRASGGANLFIHMDTFHMNIEEGDIAATIQRNAALLGYAHVADSNRGALGGGHFDIPSYFRALESVGYAGDYTVEAFSSRVLGEALVGGVRLWREAWQDSLVAARSAYDLLRVTRETAQASRKIW; encoded by the coding sequence ATGTCCGGCAAGTTAGGTGTTCATGCCCTCGTCTTCACGGATCGATGGGACGCGGCAAACGCGACCACGGCGTGCCGAGCGGCGTCCGAGATCGGCTACGAGTTGATTGAGGTGCTGATGTTCGACCCGGCGGAGCTTGATATTCCGCTCACTCGCCGGGTGACGCGCGAGGCGGGACTGGAACTGCGTCTCGGTATGGCGCTGGGGTCCGACACGGATATCTCCTCTTCCGATGCGATAGTCGCCCGACGAGGTGAAGCAACAGTTGCGCGTGCTCTCGAGATCGCGTCGGAGCTTCACGCACCTGCCGTTTCAGGCATCACCTACGCGGCATTTTCCAATTATGGTGCGCCCGCGACCGAAGACGCGCGGGCGCGGGTCACGGAAAGCCTCTCACGTCTAGACCGCCGCGCTGGCGAACTCGGTGTGCGGCTCGGGCTGGAACCTGTCAATCGTTACGAGAGCTATCTCGTCAATACTCTTGATGAGGCTGCGTCGCTGATCCGCGCGTCGGGTGGCGCCAACCTCTTCATTCACATGGACACCTTCCATATGAACATCGAGGAGGGCGATATCGCGGCAACCATCCAGCGCAATGCCGCTTTGCTGGGCTACGCTCACGTCGCGGACAGTAACCGTGGAGCACTCGGCGGTGGTCACTTCGATATTCCGTCCTATTTCCGGGCACTCGAGAGCGTCGGTTATGCCGGAGACTACACAGTCGAGGCCTTCTCTTCCCGTGTACTAGGCGAGGCGCTTGTAGGCGGGGTACGGCTGTGGCGCGAGGCCTGGCAAGATTCGCTCGTTGCCGCGCGTTCCGCCTACGACCTCCTGCGCGTTACGCGTGAGACTGCGCAGGCCAGCCGCAAAATCTGGTAA
- a CDS encoding amidohydrolase family protein: MKDGMFVFDAAVHCQDFSNGQIKDGSDGRRVRILREQLTGFINLTGRRGPPPETETFSNPDLDWGVDMLFGKADTDMACACSVPLFSHWRAGLGPVELSHALAQKDPKRIVLTGGVDPAYHGLGPALKEMERQVHELGAVSFKFYQYQSRGCSWRADDRDIAYPLWEKAIELGVKMVQFHKGFPLELGPVEAFKPNDIQYAAADFPELNFGIHHLGDPYVDETISIASRFENIYLILPLWFNQYYLQPWKMLQRLGEALLYVGSDRICYGSEAFIWPHVQTYIDTLANLEMPEELQERYGYPEITREMKENILGKAFARGMGIDIEAKKRELGLVA; encoded by the coding sequence ATGAAAGACGGAATGTTTGTCTTTGACGCGGCGGTGCATTGCCAGGATTTCAGTAATGGTCAGATCAAGGACGGCAGTGACGGACGGCGCGTGCGCATCCTGCGCGAGCAACTGACCGGCTTCATCAATCTGACCGGCCGGCGCGGCCCGCCGCCGGAAACCGAAACGTTTTCCAATCCTGACCTCGATTGGGGGGTGGATATGTTGTTCGGCAAGGCTGACACGGATATGGCCTGCGCTTGCTCCGTGCCACTGTTTTCGCATTGGCGAGCAGGTCTCGGTCCCGTGGAACTCAGCCATGCACTCGCCCAAAAGGATCCCAAGCGCATCGTTCTCACCGGTGGTGTGGATCCTGCTTATCATGGCCTCGGTCCGGCGCTGAAGGAAATGGAACGGCAGGTGCACGAGCTTGGGGCCGTCAGCTTCAAGTTCTACCAATATCAGTCTCGTGGCTGTTCATGGCGCGCGGATGACCGTGACATCGCCTATCCTCTTTGGGAAAAGGCGATCGAGCTCGGCGTCAAGATGGTTCAGTTCCACAAGGGATTCCCGCTGGAACTCGGGCCGGTGGAGGCCTTCAAGCCGAACGATATCCAGTATGCCGCCGCCGATTTCCCGGAACTGAATTTTGGCATCCACCATCTCGGCGATCCCTATGTCGACGAAACAATCTCCATCGCGAGCCGGTTCGAGAATATCTACCTGATCCTGCCGCTCTGGTTTAACCAGTATTATCTCCAGCCCTGGAAAATGCTGCAGCGGCTTGGCGAAGCGCTGCTTTACGTCGGCTCCGATCGCATCTGCTATGGCTCGGAAGCCTTCATCTGGCCGCATGTCCAGACCTATATCGACACGCTCGCCAATCTCGAAATGCCCGAGGAACTGCAGGAGCGTTATGGCTATCCAGAAATCACCCGGGAGATGAAGGAAAATATCCTCGGCAAGGCGTTTGCGCGTGGCATGGGTATCGACATCGAGGCGAAGAAGCGTGAATTGGGGCTGGTGGCATGA
- a CDS encoding NifU family protein, whose protein sequence is MIDRVLLDAALGRARPLILGHGGDIAITDVSGDGVVSVSLTGACRACPNLTMTFVGPVRTFLMEVPGVSAVECDQVNAGPRALSRLASLLNAHPYPAA, encoded by the coding sequence ATGATCGATCGTGTCCTCCTTGATGCGGCCCTCGGCCGTGCGCGGCCCCTTATCCTCGGGCATGGGGGTGATATCGCCATCACTGATGTGAGCGGGGATGGCGTGGTCAGTGTTAGCCTGACCGGCGCTTGCCGCGCCTGCCCGAACCTCACCATGACCTTTGTCGGTCCTGTCCGCACCTTCCTGATGGAGGTGCCTGGGGTCAGTGCCGTCGAATGTGATCAGGTGAATGCCGGGCCGCGGGCGTTGTCGCGCCTTGCCAGTCTGCTCAACGCCCATCCCTATCCCGCCGCCTGA
- a CDS encoding LysR family transcriptional regulator — protein MNCLADLRMFSEIARSQSMASAANRLGMAPATISGRLKALEDHYGMALVRRTTRSLLLTEEGRLLLERAEPVLSGFADLEREMGGRRHAVEGGLVLSCATDIGRGHVLPLVHAFARTHPHVKFSLRYDPPGSLNEFHFDAALRAGPVKDSGLTIRKLFTMETVTAATPGYLAERGIPASPEALGDHDCLRLEGSTIGGDVWTFEAGAQRSIAVGGRFRASDPETLKTLSLQGLGVLRTARADIEPELRSGRLVPILAPFEPAAARVSLISDTRRRLPARTAAFIDFALQHFAGGSSEKPTQWRQTAA, from the coding sequence ATGAACTGTTTGGCCGATCTCAGGATGTTTTCGGAAATCGCCCGCTCACAGAGCATGGCGAGTGCTGCCAATCGCCTCGGCATGGCGCCTGCGACGATCAGTGGGCGATTGAAGGCGCTGGAAGACCACTACGGCATGGCACTGGTTCGGCGCACGACGCGCTCGCTTCTTCTGACGGAGGAGGGCAGGCTGTTGCTGGAGCGTGCGGAGCCGGTGCTCTCCGGCTTTGCGGATCTCGAGCGCGAAATGGGCGGCCGGCGGCATGCGGTCGAAGGTGGGCTGGTGCTCTCCTGCGCGACCGACATCGGACGCGGTCATGTGCTGCCACTCGTCCATGCCTTTGCCCGCACCCATCCGCATGTCAAATTCTCGCTGCGTTATGATCCGCCCGGCAGCCTCAATGAATTTCATTTCGATGCGGCCCTTCGCGCCGGTCCTGTAAAGGACTCTGGTCTGACGATCCGAAAATTGTTCACGATGGAAACCGTGACGGCCGCCACTCCCGGTTATCTGGCGGAGCGCGGTATCCCGGCATCGCCGGAAGCGCTGGGAGATCATGACTGTCTGCGTCTTGAAGGCTCGACGATCGGCGGTGATGTCTGGACATTCGAGGCGGGCGCCCAGCGCAGCATTGCCGTTGGTGGGCGGTTCCGAGCAAGCGATCCGGAAACCCTGAAAACCCTTTCCCTGCAGGGACTTGGCGTCTTGCGCACGGCGCGTGCGGATATCGAGCCGGAGCTTCGTTCGGGAAGGCTGGTGCCAATTCTCGCGCCCTTCGAGCCGGCGGCGGCCCGTGTCAGCCTGATCAGCGATACACGGCGAAGGCTTCCGGCGCGTACAGCGGCTTTTATCGATTTTGCCTTGCAGCATTTCGCGGGCGGAAGCAGCGAAAAGCCAACACAGTGGCGGCAAACTGCCGCTTGA
- a CDS encoding SDR family oxidoreductase: MYQKRALVVGATGIVGLNVAEHLRDLGGWEIAGLSRRPPVGASYMKTHAVDLLDREAALKTLATLRPTHVYFCTWTLGKNEDENIRLNGGMLRTLLDGIAAAGTVEHVAVVTGTKHYLGPFEDYGKVTPVTPFREDAPRLTKKNFYYELEDVVMDYAARHGYGWSVHRSHTIIGYAVGNLMNIGATLATFASICKATGRPFTFPGTPTAYHGINDITDARLLAKHIVWASTEPNARNEAFNATNGDVFRWDQLWKRIADYFGIEVGAYPGQYNSLTDRMQGLDPDWRALVRQHDLQPHALDRLASPWHTDLDLGRPMECLHSMAKSRALGFGEIQDTEKSFIDVFDRLRAERIIP; this comes from the coding sequence ATGTATCAGAAACGAGCACTCGTGGTCGGCGCGACCGGTATTGTGGGGCTCAATGTGGCCGAACACCTGCGCGATCTCGGCGGCTGGGAAATCGCCGGACTCTCGCGCCGGCCGCCCGTCGGCGCATCCTATATGAAGACCCACGCCGTCGATCTCTTGGATCGCGAGGCAGCGCTGAAGACGCTGGCAACGCTTCGCCCAACCCATGTCTATTTCTGCACGTGGACGCTCGGGAAAAACGAGGACGAAAACATCCGGCTCAACGGAGGCATGCTGCGGACTCTCCTCGACGGCATTGCAGCCGCCGGCACGGTGGAGCATGTCGCCGTTGTCACCGGCACCAAGCATTATCTTGGACCATTCGAGGACTATGGCAAGGTAACGCCGGTCACCCCCTTCCGCGAGGACGCGCCACGCCTGACGAAGAAGAATTTCTATTACGAACTCGAAGACGTCGTCATGGACTATGCCGCCCGCCATGGCTACGGCTGGTCGGTACACCGCTCGCATACGATCATCGGCTATGCCGTCGGCAATCTGATGAATATCGGCGCCACACTCGCAACCTTCGCCTCCATCTGCAAGGCGACCGGCCGCCCCTTCACCTTCCCCGGCACCCCAACGGCCTATCATGGCATCAATGACATCACCGATGCGCGGCTGCTTGCCAAGCATATCGTCTGGGCCTCGACGGAGCCGAATGCCCGCAACGAAGCCTTCAACGCCACGAATGGCGACGTCTTCCGCTGGGACCAATTGTGGAAACGCATCGCCGATTACTTCGGTATTGAGGTGGGCGCCTATCCCGGCCAGTACAATTCACTGACGGATCGAATGCAGGGCCTCGATCCGGACTGGCGGGCATTGGTGCGACAGCATGACCTCCAGCCGCACGCTCTCGACCGTCTCGCTTCCCCCTGGCATACGGACCTCGACCTTGGCCGCCCGATGGAATGCCTGCACTCCATGGCCAAGAGCCGGGCGCTCGGCTTCGGGGAAATTCAGGACACGGAAAAGTCTTTCATCGACGTCTTCGACCGGCTGCGCGCGGAGCGTATCATTCCCTGA